In a single window of the Pirellulales bacterium genome:
- a CDS encoding inorganic diphosphatase yields the protein MHPLHDIYVDDQQIDHVFPAIIEVPQGSKNKYELDKETGLIRLDRVLYSAVHYPANYGFIPRTHCEDGDPLDVLVLGQEPVYPLTIVAARAIGVMRMRDEKGLDDKIIAVNVSDPAVEEYNDRTELPKHTLVEIKRFFEDYKKLEHKTVEVEDILGPTEAIKIIREALDMYRKLRRGELSDKSSGFRL from the coding sequence ATGCATCCACTGCACGATATTTACGTTGACGACCAGCAAATCGATCACGTCTTTCCGGCCATCATCGAAGTGCCGCAAGGCAGCAAAAACAAGTACGAGCTGGACAAGGAAACCGGCCTCATCCGCCTGGACCGTGTGTTGTACAGCGCCGTCCACTATCCGGCCAATTACGGTTTCATTCCCCGCACCCATTGCGAAGATGGCGACCCGCTCGACGTGCTGGTGCTCGGCCAGGAGCCGGTTTATCCGCTGACCATTGTCGCCGCCCGAGCCATTGGCGTGATGCGCATGCGCGACGAAAAAGGGCTGGACGACAAAATCATTGCCGTGAACGTCAGCGATCCGGCCGTGGAGGAATACAACGACCGCACCGAGCTGCCTAAGCACACGCTGGTGGAAATCAAGCGCTTTTTTGAAGATTACAAAAAGCTGGAGCACAAAACCGTGGAAGTGGAAGATATTTTAGGCCCGACCGAGGCCATTAAAATCATCCGCGAAGCGCTCGACATGTATCGCAAGCTTCGCCGCGGTGAGCTGTCCGACAAAAGCAGCGGCTTTCGACTATAG
- a CDS encoding AMP-binding protein: MSVGTQSAWLEGLTIPEVLDRTLDLFGTRDALIFPLLSLRWTYQQFAAQVDQAARGLMALGIHRGEHVAIWSTNLPEWIVLQFATARIGAVLVTINPAYRAHELEYVLRQSDAVLLVLTDRFKSSDYIGMLAEVCPEVVQNSGTAPARHGGFRSIEFPKLRQVVTIKGNPPPAATTWQQMLKLGNAVPLEEVRAVTFQLSPTDPINIQYTSGTTGFPKAAMLSHRNLLLNVFYSGQCQSLSERDRICIPVPFYHCFGCVLGTLMSMVYGAAMVVPAESFEPGATLDAIKQERCTSLYGVPTMFIAELNDPTLAGRDINSLRTGIMAGSPCPIETMRSVVDMLGCREITIGYGQTEASPIITQTRIDDPLELRVHTVGRPLPGLEVKIVNPTSFSREPTGERSAGSSVGENQPGELCARGHCVMLGYYNDPQATAEAIDAEGWLHTGDLAICLPNGSYKITGRIKDMVIRGGENIYPREIEEFLFTHPAVEQAAVVGVPDAKFGEELCAWIKLKAGFVAESAIGSGSASIPPFSRDAESAERSAAAITPDQIRDFCRAKFAKYKVPHYVKFVTEFPQTVTGKIQKFKIREQMCNELGLKEQETA; encoded by the coding sequence ATGTCTGTTGGGACACAATCGGCTTGGTTGGAAGGCTTAACGATCCCGGAAGTGCTGGATCGCACCTTGGATCTGTTTGGGACGAGAGATGCCCTGATTTTTCCTCTCCTCAGCCTGCGCTGGACCTACCAACAATTTGCCGCACAAGTTGATCAAGCGGCGCGCGGCCTGATGGCACTAGGCATTCATCGAGGCGAGCATGTCGCGATTTGGTCCACCAATCTGCCTGAGTGGATCGTATTGCAATTTGCTACCGCGCGGATTGGCGCCGTGCTGGTGACCATTAATCCCGCCTATCGCGCCCACGAATTAGAGTACGTACTGCGGCAAAGCGATGCGGTGCTCCTGGTGTTAACAGATCGCTTTAAGTCGTCTGACTATATAGGCATGTTAGCGGAGGTTTGCCCAGAGGTGGTGCAAAATTCTGGCACAGCCCCAGCAAGGCATGGCGGTTTTCGGTCCATTGAGTTTCCCAAGCTTAGGCAGGTCGTTACGATCAAAGGCAATCCGCCGCCTGCCGCTACGACCTGGCAACAAATGCTGAAATTGGGAAATGCCGTGCCGCTGGAAGAAGTGCGCGCGGTAACGTTTCAACTTAGCCCGACCGATCCAATCAACATACAATACACGTCGGGCACGACTGGTTTTCCAAAAGCCGCGATGCTGAGTCATCGCAATCTGCTGTTGAACGTTTTCTACAGCGGCCAGTGCCAATCGCTTTCAGAACGAGACCGCATTTGTATTCCCGTGCCATTTTATCACTGCTTCGGCTGCGTGTTGGGCACATTGATGTCGATGGTTTACGGCGCAGCGATGGTCGTGCCGGCCGAATCGTTCGAACCTGGCGCCACGCTCGACGCGATTAAGCAGGAACGCTGCACCTCACTGTATGGGGTGCCCACCATGTTTATTGCTGAATTAAATGATCCAACTCTTGCTGGAAGAGATATTAATTCCCTGCGCACTGGAATCATGGCGGGTAGCCCTTGTCCGATTGAAACCATGCGCTCGGTAGTAGATATGCTGGGGTGCCGAGAGATAACGATCGGCTATGGCCAAACGGAAGCTTCTCCCATCATCACGCAGACTCGAATTGATGATCCACTCGAACTGCGTGTCCATACCGTCGGCCGCCCGCTGCCGGGTTTGGAAGTGAAAATTGTCAATCCAACGTCGTTTAGCCGCGAGCCGACAGGCGAGCGCTCTGCCGGCAGCAGTGTTGGCGAAAATCAACCGGGCGAACTTTGCGCTCGCGGTCATTGTGTTATGTTGGGTTATTATAACGATCCGCAGGCCACCGCCGAGGCGATCGACGCCGAGGGCTGGCTGCACACCGGGGATTTAGCGATTTGCTTGCCGAACGGGTCCTATAAAATTACTGGCCGCATCAAAGACATGGTTATTCGTGGCGGCGAGAATATTTACCCGCGCGAAATCGAAGAGTTCTTGTTTACGCACCCGGCGGTGGAGCAAGCCGCCGTAGTGGGCGTGCCCGACGCCAAATTCGGCGAGGAACTATGCGCATGGATTAAATTGAAGGCCGGATTTGTTGCGGAAAGTGCTATTGGTTCGGGTTCCGCGTCCATCCCACCGTTTAGCCGCGACGCGGAGTCTGCGGAGAGGAGCGCTGCTGCGATTACTCCCGACCAAATCCGCGATTTCTGCCGGGCGAAGTTCGCCAAATATAAAGTGCCGCACTACGTGAAATTCGTTACCGAATTTCCGCAAACTGTAACCGGCAAGATTCAAAAATTCAAAATCCGCGAACAGATGTGCAACGAGCTGGGTCTCAAAGAGCAAGAAACAGCTTGA
- a CDS encoding LptF/LptG family permease: MRILDSYLLRQFLKNFLICFCSLTGLYIVIDIFGQLDSFMRFAGDHGNLLAIIAKYYGYQTIGFFDRTSGILTLISAMFTIAMFQRYNEMIALQAAGIRKWRIIKPVVIAVIVLATLAAVNREIVIPAIRDHLRTGQAQDLGGEAAHEMTPRTDNKTDIILRGKQTIAKEQRVEKPSFALPTDLDVYGKQLVAGKALYQPHNMQHANGYLLKGVTLPKQIASKPTLSLNGEPVLLTPHDYPWLAPDECFVVSDITFEYLANADDWRRNASLPELVAGLHNPSLNFGSDVRVAVHARMVQPGLDVVLLFLGLPLLLSRYSRNVFFSIGLCVSLVVGFYVVVYACQYLGSSYLISPALAAWLPLLIFIPLAMWMGEPLLE; the protein is encoded by the coding sequence ATGCGAATTCTCGATAGCTATTTATTACGGCAGTTTCTGAAAAATTTTCTGATTTGTTTTTGCAGTTTGACCGGTCTGTATATTGTCATCGATATTTTTGGCCAGCTCGACAGTTTCATGCGATTTGCCGGCGACCACGGTAATCTTTTGGCCATCATCGCCAAATACTACGGTTATCAAACTATTGGCTTCTTTGATCGTACGAGCGGCATCCTAACATTAATTTCCGCGATGTTCACAATCGCCATGTTTCAGCGCTACAATGAAATGATTGCGCTACAGGCCGCCGGGATTCGCAAATGGCGGATTATTAAGCCCGTAGTCATTGCGGTGATCGTGTTAGCCACTTTAGCGGCTGTAAATCGAGAAATTGTCATCCCGGCCATCCGCGACCATTTAAGAACCGGTCAGGCGCAAGACCTAGGCGGAGAAGCTGCGCACGAAATGACTCCGCGCACCGACAACAAAACAGACATCATCTTGCGGGGTAAGCAAACCATTGCCAAAGAGCAGCGTGTCGAAAAACCGTCATTCGCATTACCGACCGATCTGGATGTCTATGGAAAGCAGTTGGTCGCTGGCAAAGCGCTATATCAGCCGCATAACATGCAACATGCTAATGGGTATTTGCTCAAGGGCGTAACGCTGCCAAAGCAAATTGCATCCAAACCAACACTTAGCCTGAATGGAGAGCCAGTGCTCCTTACGCCGCACGATTATCCGTGGCTGGCCCCGGACGAATGCTTTGTCGTTAGTGACATAACTTTCGAATATCTAGCGAACGCCGACGATTGGCGACGTAACGCTTCACTGCCTGAGTTGGTGGCAGGCCTACACAACCCGAGTTTGAATTTTGGCTCCGATGTACGGGTAGCGGTTCATGCCCGCATGGTACAGCCAGGATTAGACGTGGTGCTATTGTTTTTGGGCTTGCCGTTGCTGCTATCGCGATATAGTCGGAATGTTTTTTTCTCGATTGGGTTATGCGTGTCGTTGGTCGTGGGATTTTATGTGGTTGTTTATGCCTGTCAGTACCTGGGTTCCAGTTACTTAATCAGTCCGGCACTCGCTGCTTGGCTTCCACTACTGATTTTTATTCCGCTGGCAATGTGGATGGGTGAACCCCTGCTAGAATGA
- a CDS encoding phosphoribosyltransferase family protein, with product MRRARRRANSPDLLAETLARKMNLPLQIHALSRSRLTRLQVEVQPAERYTRQRKSFRVRRKRGVEGRRVLLVDDVLTTGSTAAEAAHALLGAGATAVAVAVVARGIGNDFL from the coding sequence ATGCGACGAGCGCGACGCAGAGCAAACAGTCCAGATTTATTGGCAGAAACTTTGGCAAGGAAAATGAATTTGCCATTGCAGATTCATGCATTGTCACGGTCACGTCTGACCCGGCTGCAAGTGGAAGTACAGCCGGCGGAACGCTATACTCGTCAACGAAAGTCATTTCGTGTTAGACGCAAACGAGGCGTTGAGGGTCGCCGAGTTCTCCTGGTAGACGATGTGCTCACGACTGGCTCGACGGCTGCCGAAGCTGCCCACGCCTTGTTGGGGGCAGGCGCCACGGCTGTGGCCGTGGCCGTAGTGGCGCGTGGAATTGGAAATGATTTTCTGTAA
- a CDS encoding DUF502 domain-containing protein has protein sequence MPVDTHTARRVRPKSRMLRGVLLRGLSLLLPPILTIVILLWVVNTVESYVLLPVKLSAREVLVWAMADIREAPPGTISNQTTMQFEGQAYTRLSSGEYVPSMVVDWLRRNLPGEPLPATGEAVYREYVEARHLQPQIVIPVFLCVFVLLLYLLGKFLAKEIGGLFDWGILHLPIVRKVYTAVKQVTDFVFGENLGDNFPAYYRRVVAIEYPRPGLWSIGLVMGEAVNDVSTVVKEPCVTVMLPTSPALFTVKPVMIAQSKTHNINMTIDQALQFVISCGVVLPNHQLSLNTANTNDPSKRTQ, from the coding sequence ATGCCTGTCGATACTCATACTGCTCGCCGAGTTCGCCCGAAATCTCGCATGCTGCGCGGTGTGTTGTTGCGCGGTTTATCGCTATTGTTGCCACCGATTCTGACAATCGTGATCCTGTTGTGGGTCGTCAACACGGTAGAAAGCTATGTATTGCTTCCTGTCAAACTATCGGCAAGAGAGGTACTCGTCTGGGCAATGGCCGATATTCGAGAGGCGCCGCCCGGAACAATCTCGAATCAGACCACCATGCAGTTTGAGGGGCAAGCCTATACTCGACTTTCCAGCGGAGAGTATGTTCCCTCTATGGTTGTTGATTGGCTGCGTCGAAATCTACCCGGCGAGCCGCTGCCCGCGACGGGCGAGGCAGTATACCGTGAATATGTGGAAGCGAGGCATTTACAGCCGCAAATTGTAATACCCGTTTTCTTATGCGTGTTTGTATTGCTGTTGTACCTATTGGGAAAGTTTTTGGCGAAGGAAATTGGAGGCTTGTTTGACTGGGGCATTTTGCACTTACCCATCGTGCGCAAAGTTTATACTGCCGTAAAGCAAGTCACCGATTTTGTATTTGGCGAGAACCTTGGCGATAACTTTCCTGCATATTACAGACGCGTAGTAGCCATCGAATACCCGCGCCCGGGCTTGTGGAGCATAGGGCTGGTAATGGGTGAGGCTGTAAATGATGTCAGCACGGTCGTGAAAGAGCCGTGTGTGACGGTTATGTTGCCTACTTCGCCGGCACTATTTACCGTGAAGCCGGTAATGATTGCGCAAAGCAAAACCCACAACATTAACATGACGATTGACCAGGCTTTGCAGTTCGTCATCAGTTGTGGCGTCGTGTTGCCAAACCATCAGCTTTCGCTCAACACAGCGAATACAAATGACCCGTCGAAACGAACTCAATAA
- the hemC gene encoding hydroxymethylbilane synthase: MTKPIRIGTRASTLALWQANWVAMRLGEIGKKCSVVTINTHADQQPNVSLESFGVPGVFTKELQKWLLDGRIDVAVHSLKDLPTDVVKGLSLAAVPQRESAFDVLISREGQKLGKLPPGAKVGTGSLRRQSQLLHARSNLQMVQIRGNVDTRLQKLRAGLYDALILAEAGLKRLDLAWQITEVLTPPLMLPAIGQGALGLETRSGDQAAQESVAEIDDPAAHQSVLAERTLLATLRGGCLAPVGAWGRIEDDGRLHLSACVLSANGRTRLSADLLGNSADAVQIGRQAAEELLAAGAGKLIEESRIKHK; encoded by the coding sequence ATGACTAAACCAATTCGCATTGGGACCCGAGCAAGTACGCTGGCATTGTGGCAAGCGAATTGGGTAGCAATGCGATTGGGAGAAATTGGAAAAAAATGCAGCGTTGTTACCATTAACACGCACGCGGACCAACAACCCAACGTTTCACTCGAATCGTTTGGCGTGCCGGGAGTTTTCACCAAAGAGCTGCAAAAATGGCTGCTGGATGGGCGGATCGACGTGGCCGTTCATAGTCTTAAGGATTTACCAACTGACGTGGTCAAGGGACTAAGTCTGGCCGCTGTGCCGCAACGGGAGTCGGCCTTCGACGTGTTGATTAGTCGAGAGGGGCAGAAACTTGGCAAATTGCCGCCGGGCGCCAAGGTAGGCACTGGCAGTTTACGGAGGCAAAGCCAATTACTTCATGCCCGATCCAACCTGCAAATGGTACAAATCCGCGGCAATGTCGATACACGGTTACAAAAATTACGGGCCGGTTTGTACGATGCGTTGATACTGGCGGAAGCAGGCTTGAAAAGGTTAGATTTAGCGTGGCAAATTACTGAAGTTTTAACACCGCCATTGATGCTGCCTGCCATTGGGCAAGGTGCCTTGGGACTGGAAACACGGTCGGGCGACCAAGCAGCGCAGGAGAGTGTGGCTGAAATCGACGATCCAGCAGCACACCAGTCGGTATTGGCGGAACGCACATTACTGGCAACCTTACGAGGCGGCTGCTTAGCGCCTGTCGGCGCTTGGGGAAGAATTGAGGACGATGGACGATTGCATTTGTCAGCCTGTGTTCTCAGCGCAAATGGAAGAACCCGTCTATCGGCCGATCTATTGGGTAATTCTGCCGACGCAGTTCAAATTGGTCGCCAAGCGGCCGAGGAATTATTGGCCGCCGGCGCGGGTAAATTGATCGAGGAATCGCGAATAAAACACAAGTAG
- a CDS encoding MFS transporter, with amino-acid sequence MSDRPTPIERRRALRLGLVNAVINSMGYALTTGAIVTYLAQDLGARGRVLSLLLAVPSLAGLLRLLTPAIISRVGSTKRTCVAALGLGYTTLLGLPLVGWLSPQMTPGVALALLVIVVCSYQLLDFIGYVALWSWFAELVPLRVRGNYFGWRQMLQLLVSIPIALAAGYFADHWSATYKVMPSIKLLGYAIPNAIGAVCMLASLVPLCLMPDAGDVPPPAGIPWRAMLAPFRQWRFRRLLLFRAWLSIANGISQTADQIFPKSVLKLGLGDLAIMRNVMQIGQIGVSRWAGPFSDRYGNRPVLVACQCLVAVAMIFYMVSTPIHAWLLLGAWILWSFYAGHNICLPNLALKLASAREKSPYVAAHDALASFCYAGATVAGGFLFDWLNDTELLSRWGWVGSHPYVAIFALALVLRLLAVQLAAAIVEPGAWRWREILKSRMNRRQSNLIVAQE; translated from the coding sequence ATGTCGGATCGTCCGACACCCATTGAGCGTCGCCGGGCACTTCGATTGGGATTGGTCAACGCAGTGATCAACTCCATGGGGTACGCCCTCACAACGGGCGCTATTGTCACGTATTTGGCACAGGATTTGGGAGCTAGAGGCCGGGTGCTGAGCCTGCTGTTGGCCGTGCCTTCGCTGGCGGGGCTGTTGCGATTGCTTACTCCTGCAATTATCTCTCGTGTGGGGAGCACCAAACGTACCTGCGTGGCAGCCCTAGGTCTTGGGTATACAACCCTGTTGGGATTGCCGCTCGTGGGTTGGTTATCGCCACAGATGACGCCAGGCGTGGCGCTTGCCTTATTGGTTATCGTGGTCTGCAGTTACCAATTGCTTGATTTCATTGGCTATGTCGCGCTGTGGTCGTGGTTTGCAGAACTTGTGCCATTGCGGGTTCGCGGAAATTACTTTGGCTGGCGACAAATGCTGCAACTGCTGGTGAGCATTCCCATTGCTCTAGCTGCTGGTTATTTTGCTGACCATTGGAGTGCGACGTATAAGGTCATGCCGAGCATAAAATTGCTTGGTTATGCAATTCCCAATGCAATCGGTGCAGTTTGCATGTTGGCATCACTGGTGCCACTTTGCTTAATGCCGGACGCAGGTGATGTTCCACCACCCGCTGGAATTCCGTGGCGCGCCATGTTGGCTCCGTTCCGGCAATGGCGTTTCCGCCGGCTACTTTTGTTTCGGGCATGGCTTTCCATTGCCAATGGGATTTCGCAAACCGCCGATCAGATATTTCCGAAAAGCGTGTTGAAGCTGGGACTGGGCGATCTGGCCATCATGCGAAATGTGATGCAGATAGGACAAATCGGCGTATCGCGTTGGGCCGGACCGTTCAGCGATCGTTATGGCAACCGCCCCGTTTTGGTCGCTTGCCAATGCTTGGTGGCAGTAGCGATGATTTTCTACATGGTATCGACGCCAATCCACGCCTGGCTGCTCTTGGGCGCTTGGATCCTGTGGTCGTTTTATGCAGGGCATAATATCTGCTTACCCAATTTAGCTTTGAAGTTGGCGTCGGCGCGAGAAAAATCGCCTTATGTTGCGGCACACGATGCCTTAGCCAGCTTTTGTTATGCTGGCGCTACAGTGGCAGGGGGTTTTCTGTTCGACTGGCTTAATGACACCGAGCTTTTATCCCGGTGGGGGTGGGTTGGCAGCCATCCCTACGTGGCAATTTTCGCTTTAGCGCTTGTTCTCCGCCTGCTAGCCGTGCAGCTGGCAGCGGCAATTGTCGAACCAGGCGCGTGGCGGTGGCGAGAAATTCTTAAATCCAGAATGAATCGCCGCCAAAGCAACCTGATCGTCGCACAAGAATAG
- a CDS encoding PIN domain-containing protein, whose translation MAIIILRCLLLMVSAGLGVGLINSPLLPKEPTWIPWGVFIGCLALAGIVIGLDVLVRRKRIETMSAVYFGLLVGVLLTYVVRLALTPLLPDPATLSSHDAQRAQQIMYWVLVGLGAIICYTCISLLIQTKDDFRFIIPYVEFSKEIKGRRPCILDTSVVIDGRIADVVDTEIFDTQLVMPRFAIGELQGIADSSDKLRRSRGRRGLDILNKLRSNPKVDLLIFDRDLAEFNGQPVDMKLVLLAKHLNGKIITNDYNLNKVAKLQGVGVINLNDLSNSLKPVYLPGESTEVRIVKPGEEAGQGIGYLDDGTMVVVEGGREHVNQMARVAVTSVLQTSAGRMVFGRYDGPGPGA comes from the coding sequence ATTGCCATCATCATCTTGCGCTGCCTGCTCCTCATGGTTTCGGCCGGACTGGGCGTTGGGCTAATTAACTCGCCGCTGCTGCCCAAAGAGCCGACTTGGATTCCCTGGGGCGTCTTTATCGGTTGTTTGGCATTGGCGGGAATCGTCATCGGCCTTGATGTGCTCGTGCGTCGAAAGCGAATCGAGACCATGTCAGCCGTCTATTTTGGATTACTCGTCGGCGTATTACTCACCTATGTAGTGCGCTTGGCATTGACGCCACTGCTACCCGACCCCGCAACGCTTTCCAGCCACGACGCACAACGCGCTCAACAAATTATGTATTGGGTGCTTGTGGGCCTGGGCGCAATCATCTGCTATACGTGCATTTCCTTGCTCATTCAAACCAAGGATGATTTTAGATTCATCATTCCCTATGTTGAGTTTTCCAAAGAAATCAAAGGCCGCCGACCGTGCATTTTAGATACTAGCGTTGTGATTGATGGCCGGATTGCCGACGTGGTGGATACCGAAATCTTCGACACCCAATTGGTAATGCCCCGGTTCGCAATTGGCGAGCTACAAGGCATCGCAGATAGTTCCGACAAACTTCGGCGCAGCCGCGGCCGGCGCGGGCTCGATATTTTGAATAAGTTGCGCTCGAATCCCAAAGTCGATTTGCTGATTTTCGACCGTGATTTGGCCGAATTCAACGGACAACCCGTCGATATGAAATTGGTTCTACTGGCTAAACATCTGAACGGAAAGATTATCACCAATGACTATAATTTGAACAAAGTTGCCAAGTTGCAGGGCGTAGGAGTGATCAATCTCAACGATTTGTCCAATTCGCTCAAACCCGTATATTTGCCAGGTGAATCGACCGAAGTGCGAATTGTAAAGCCCGGCGAAGAAGCCGGACAAGGCATTGGTTATTTAGACGACGGCACCATGGTTGTCGTCGAAGGAGGTCGTGAGCACGTAAACCAGATGGCACGGGTAGCCGTTACCAGTGTGCTGCAAACCAGCGCCGGCCGGATGGTGTTTGGACGATACGATGGACCGGGCCCAGGAGCATAA
- the pheT gene encoding phenylalanine--tRNA ligase subunit beta, whose protein sequence is MIVSWNWLKQYVSLSMPPEEFERRLMLAGLNHENTKSVADDLAIDLEVTSNRPDCLGHLGIAREAAAIFGVPLTIPNPQPPQGKTSVAEFTKVTLQCPNLCNRYTARLLRGVKVQASPKSITDRLSTLGIAAINNVVDITNYVLMECGQPLHAFNFQKLDGREIIVREARKGERLEAINHKTYELEPGMCVIADRSRAVALGGVMGGANTEVTSSTTDVLIEAAEFDPLCIRNTARKLALHSDSSYRFERGIDSEGIEWASRRCCELILQIAGGELAAGIIDVGSKPSPRELIVLRYAQLKRILGIEIDRQRVEQILQSLNVNSLGSTEKEGKFIPPSWRRDLTREIDLVEEVARIHGYDAIPEDVNVPMAASQKTPRDRVLAKVRETLISAGIDEAMTLSVVSEAASEAFSPWTQLPALVSSTHILRRADRLRRSLIPSLLEARRNNEALANPSVELLEIARVYLSQAGALPDEPLMLGITSGADFFSVKGVLERIISRLNPEVSLEVADYTHELFRPSRAVELRLAGKRVGYLGEVSSAGLKMFELHGSTTVGEIKIAELEAIANLVPQATQLSTYPAVTRDLNLVVDDYVRWADMLATIRSAARSALETVEYRDTYRDPQRLGPGKKSQLLTITLRRQDGTLTNTEADSVRDEIVAACASTHGASLRA, encoded by the coding sequence ATGATTGTTTCCTGGAACTGGCTCAAACAATACGTCTCGCTGTCGATGCCTCCAGAGGAATTCGAGCGGCGTTTGATGCTGGCCGGCTTGAACCATGAAAATACAAAATCCGTAGCGGACGATTTGGCGATTGACCTGGAAGTTACCAGCAACCGGCCGGACTGTTTGGGGCATCTTGGAATTGCCCGGGAAGCGGCTGCGATTTTCGGCGTGCCGCTCACGATTCCTAATCCTCAGCCGCCACAAGGAAAAACCTCTGTTGCAGAATTCACTAAAGTAACGTTGCAATGCCCGAACTTGTGCAACCGTTACACGGCCCGTCTCCTCCGCGGTGTCAAAGTGCAAGCCAGCCCGAAATCGATCACGGATCGGCTAAGCACGCTGGGCATTGCGGCCATTAATAATGTCGTCGACATCACGAATTATGTGTTGATGGAGTGCGGCCAGCCCTTGCATGCGTTCAATTTTCAAAAGCTCGACGGCCGTGAAATTATTGTGCGGGAAGCTCGCAAGGGGGAACGGCTGGAAGCGATCAATCACAAAACCTATGAGCTGGAGCCCGGCATGTGTGTCATTGCGGATCGCAGCCGAGCCGTGGCCTTGGGCGGCGTGATGGGGGGCGCCAACACAGAAGTCACATCGTCTACGACTGACGTACTAATCGAAGCCGCGGAATTCGATCCGCTTTGTATTCGCAACACGGCCCGAAAGTTAGCCCTGCACAGCGACTCATCGTATCGCTTTGAACGCGGGATAGATTCAGAAGGAATCGAATGGGCTAGCCGACGGTGCTGCGAACTGATTCTACAAATTGCGGGCGGTGAATTGGCCGCCGGCATCATTGATGTCGGCAGCAAACCGTCGCCGCGCGAGCTAATTGTGTTGCGATATGCACAGCTTAAGCGGATTTTAGGAATTGAGATCGATCGGCAAAGGGTCGAACAAATTCTTCAAAGCTTGAATGTCAACTCGTTGGGTTCAACTGAAAAAGAAGGCAAATTTATCCCGCCGAGTTGGCGTCGGGATTTGACTCGCGAAATTGATTTGGTCGAAGAAGTAGCCCGCATTCATGGTTACGATGCCATTCCGGAAGATGTGAACGTGCCCATGGCTGCCAGCCAAAAGACCCCGCGCGATCGGGTGCTGGCCAAAGTGCGGGAAACATTAATCTCGGCCGGAATCGACGAAGCCATGACGCTTAGCGTGGTCAGCGAAGCAGCTTCCGAAGCATTTAGTCCGTGGACTCAACTGCCGGCGCTCGTTTCGTCGACTCATATATTACGACGAGCTGACCGGTTGCGGCGGAGTTTAATTCCCAGTTTGCTGGAAGCGCGGCGGAATAACGAGGCACTGGCGAATCCGAGCGTCGAATTGTTAGAAATTGCCCGAGTATATCTGTCCCAAGCCGGTGCATTGCCCGACGAACCGTTAATGTTGGGCATCACAAGCGGGGCCGATTTCTTCAGCGTAAAGGGAGTTCTGGAGCGAATTATTTCGCGGCTGAATCCTGAAGTGTCCTTGGAAGTTGCTGATTACACTCACGAATTGTTCCGCCCGAGCAGGGCTGTGGAATTGCGTCTGGCCGGCAAGCGAGTTGGATATCTCGGTGAAGTAAGTTCAGCGGGCTTGAAAATGTTCGAGTTGCATGGTTCGACCACGGTGGGAGAAATAAAAATTGCTGAATTAGAAGCGATTGCTAACCTGGTGCCACAAGCAACGCAGCTTTCAACCTACCCGGCAGTAACCCGTGACCTGAATTTAGTCGTTGACGATTACGTTCGTTGGGCGGATATGCTGGCAACCATACGCAGCGCTGCGAGAAGCGCATTAGAAACGGTCGAATACCGGGACACCTACCGCGATCCACAACGATTGGGGCCTGGCAAGAAAAGCCAGTTGCTTACCATCACCTTACGCCGGCAAGATGGAACATTGACGAATACGGAAGCTGACTCCGTGCGTGATGAAATTGTGGCTGCCTGCGCTTCTACACATGGTGCTTCGCTGCGGGCATGA